DNA from Halogeometricum sp. S1BR25-6:
AGGTCGGGTGGCTTTTTTACTCCCCTCCCGTAGCCGAGGTACATGACCGTCCGCGTCAGCAGAGCGTTCGAGTTCGACGCCCCGCCGGAGGCAGTCTGGGAGTTCATCGCGGACCCCGGGCGACGCGCGGAGGCCATCAGCGTCGTCGAGAGCTACGACGTCGACCCCGAGACCAACGAGGCGACGTGGGAGGTGTCGCTTCCCATCCCCCTCGTGCGGTCGACGGCGACCGTCGAGACGGAGGACGTCGAACGCGACCCGCCGCGGTTCGTCCGCTTCGTCGGCACCTCGAAGGTGATGCGCGTCACCGGCGAGCACACCATCGAGAAGACGGAGACGGGCAGTCGACTCCGCAACGAGTTCGTCGTCGACGGCAAACTCCCCGGCGTCGAGAGCTTCTTCAAGCGCAACCTCGACCGCGAACTCGATAACTTGGAGGCGGCGCTCCGAGCGGATCTGGAGTCGACGGCCTGACCGTCCACGTCACGTCTCACTCACTCTCCTTCCTCGGTTTCGCGTCCGGTCTCGCGTCTCTCGCTCCCGCGGGACCATCCGCCCGACCACTCCAGTGCACCGTCAGGTACCCGTCCACCGGCCGGCCCTCTGGCGGTGTGCTGCGTCTTCGCATCACCCGGAGGCTTTATCCACTAGCCACTCATAGCGGATATTGCCGACGTACAGACGCTTTTCTCGTCTAGTCGGCACGACCCGCCGCACCACGGCCGTAGTGAACGGGGTCCGCTACGGCATCGACGCGCTTGCGGCGTCACGCGGGCACGCCCTCGAACCCGGCGGGGGCCGACCGCATCACGGCGCCGCTTCAACCGCGCGCCTAGAACCGTACCGCGCGGCGTGAGGAAACGCCGCGCACGCGGTTCGTACTTCACGCTCTCGAACCACGCGACCGTCCGGAACGGGAACGAAAAGAAGAGCGGAAGCGGACCGCGGTTCGGTTCCGATCAGTCCTCGCGGGTCTTGATGTCCGCCGAGAGTCCTTGTGCCATCTGGATGTCCTTCGAGTTGTTCAGCGTCCACGCCGTCCGCTCGGTGACGGCCTCGATGACTTCGCGAGCGCTGGGGTAGCCGTTACCCGACTTCTTCACGCCGCCGAACGGGAGATGTACCTCCGCGCCGATACAGGGGAGGTTACCGTAGGCGAGACCGATTTCGGCGTTGTCGCGGAAGTAGTTGATCTGCCGGTAGTTCTCGGAGATGATGGCCCCGGCGAGGCCGTAGTCGGTGTCGTTGTGGATGTCGACGGCCTCCTCGATATCGCCCGAGTACTTCAGGAGGGCGACGTGGGGGCCGAACACTTCCTCGTGCGTGCAGCGGAGGTTCTCGTGTGCGTCGGCCTCGTAGACGAACGGGCCGACCCAGTGGCCGCCCTCGTGGCCCTCGGGAATCTCGTCGTCGTCGAGTTCCGTCCGGTCGACCAGCACGTTCACGTCCTCGCGTTCGGCGAGTTCGTTGTACTTGGTCACCTTCTCCTTGTGACCCTCCTCGATGAGCGGTCCCATGAACGTCTCCTCGTCGAGGGGGTCGCCGACGGAGACGTTCTTCGCGTTCTCGACGAATCGCTCTTTGAACTCGTCGTAGACGTCCTCGTGGACGACGAGTCGCTCCGAGGAGACGCAGCGCTGCCCGGTCGTCTTGAACGACGACATGACCGCCGAGTGGACGGCGACGTCGAGGTCGGCCTCCTCGGTGACGACGATGTTGTTCTTCCCGCCCATCTCGCAGGCGGCGAGTTTGCCGGGTTGGCCGCCGACCTTCGAGGCTATCTCCTGTCCGACCTCCGCGGACCCGGTGAAGAGGACGGTGTCGACGCGGTCGTCGTCGACGATGGCCTCGCCGGTGTCGCCGAAGCCCTGCACCATGTTGAACACGCCGTCGGGGATGCCCGCGTCCTCGAACATCTCGGCGATGATCTGCCCGCACCACGGCGTCTGCTCGGCAGGTTTCCAGACGACGGTGTTACCCTCGACGAGGCTGACGGCCATGTGCCAGAAGGGGATGGCGACCGGGAAGTTCCACGGCGTGACGCACCCGACGACGCCGCGGGGCTTCCGGCGCATGTAGGCGTCCTTCGCGGGAATCTCGGAGGGCACCACGTCGCCCTTCGGGTGGCGGGCGTCGCCGGCGGCCCACTCGACCATGTGCCACGCCTCGGTGACGTCGGCCTTCCCCTCGCTTATCTCCTTGCCGCACTCCTTCGTGACGACCTCGCCCAACTCCTGGTGGCGCTCTTTCAGTTCGTGGTAGATATCCCAGAGGTACTCCGCGCGGTCGATGTGCGAGAGCGCCTGCCACTCGTCTTCGGCCTCCGTCGCGGCCGCGAGCGCCGCGTCCACGTCGTCCGGCGTGCCCCGTCGGAACTCGCCCAGCGACTCCCCGGTCGCCGGGTTCTCCGACTCGAACGTCTCCTCGCCGGTCCCGTCGGTCCACTCGCCGTCGATGTAGTGTCGGTAGACTTCGTCGTGATTCGCCATACAGGAAGTAGTCTCGAACGTCACTTAATAATCGGCGTCCCTCCCATGGACGGCGCGCGACCGTCGAGACCGGCGGGAACAGCGAACGATATATCACCCGGTAGCGCGAGAGCGTGGTATATGAGCGCACGCGGAGCAACGCAGACGGGGACGCGTCTGACGCTCGACCTCTGGCACCCTCGGTGCTGGGCGATAGAGTCGACCAGTAAACGTCCCGGGGGCATCCTCGCGCACGCCATCTACCACGCTCCCGAGACGGGGACCGAGACGAGCGCGGTGAACGGACTGTTCACCGCCTACGGCGACTCCGCGGGAGAGGTGGAGGCGCTTCTCGACGAGATTCAGGGCTCCGAGTACGGCGGCGAGGTCAGAGAGCTACAGGAGCGGTTCGGGCGGACGGCCGCGCGGGTCGCTCCCGGTCAGGTCGCCCGCGAGTTCTTCTTGGAGTACGACCCGCGGGAGATGATCTGTCCGACGCTGCTCGAACACGGGTTCGTCCACAGCGCCCCGACGCGTATCGAGGACGGCACGGAGTACTGGGACGTCTGTTTCACCGGCGAACGCGGCGAGGTGGGAACGGCGCTGGACGCCGTCCGCGAGGCGTCCGGCGCGGAGATAACCGTCGAGCGCATCGCCTCCTCGGAGACGGTCGACTCGGAGCGAACGCGCCGACTCGGGACGCTGACACCGACCCAGCGGGAGGTGTTCGAACTCGCGCGGGAGCGAGGCTACTACCAGTGGCCGCGCGGCGTCTCGACGCGCGAACTCGCCGCGGAGGCGGGCGTCTCGAAGACGACGCTGCTCGAACACCTGCGGAAGGCCGAGTCGAAACTGCTCGACCCGGACGAAGAGGACGCCTGAGGGCGAAGCGGCGAGAACGGGCGGGACGAGGCAGAGCGAACGGGAAGCGGACGACTGCGGCTCAGCCGAGGACGGCCCGGAGCGCGAACAGGGCGTTCTCCTTTCGCTCGCGCACCCGGCGCGCGAAGTAGGAGACCCACTTCGGCCCGTAGGGGACGTACCGGTAGACCGGAACCGACCCGACGAGCCGTCGCTGGACGTTCTCGCGGACGCCCATCAGCATCTGCACCTCGAACGGCGTTCCGTACTCGCGGTGGCAGTCGACGGCGTGATTTATCATCCCGACGTCGTGGCTGCCGACGGCGACGCCGTCGTCGAACTCCCGAAAGGCGAACTCGATGTACTCGCGGTACTTCTCGTCCACCGTCGACTTCTCGCGGTAGGCCACCTCCTTCGGTTCGTCGTAGGCGCCCTTCACGAGGCGGACCTTCCCGGGCACGTCGGCGAGTCGCTCCAAGTCCTCGCCGGTGCGCCTCAGGTTCGCCTGCACGCAGACGCCCACGTCTCCGTACTCGCGGGCGTTCTCCTCGAAGGCGTCGAGCGTCGCGTCCGTGGTCTCGTGGTCCTCCATGTCGACCCAGACGAAGACGCCGCGGTCGGCCGCGTGCTCGACGATGCGGCCGAGGTTGCGCCGGAACACGTCGTCGCCGACGTCCAACCCGACCTGTGAGGGCTTCACCGAGACGCAGCAGTCGAGACCGCGTTCGTCGATTCGCTCGGCGAGTTCGAGGTACGCCTCCGTGTCCGCGGCCGCGGCGGGTCGCTCGTCGTAGTGCTCGCCGAGGAGGTTCGCGATACCGGCGATGCCCTCCCTGTTCGTCTCCGCGACGTAGTCGAGCATCGTCTCGGCATCCTCTCCGGCGACGAAGTTGTCCGCGACGGGTGGCAGCATACTTCGTTGGTGCGGTATGGGGTCCCTTAGAGGTCGACCCGACCATGTACGCCGTCGGTCGGGGTTATCCGCACCGCCGCCACTGCGCCGACGCTTCGAGGCCGGGAAGCGCCTCGCGGAGGTCCGTTTCGACGGCCCCGTAGAACCGCTCCCGACCGACCGGCGTGCGGACGCGCAGGACGTCCGTGTGGTTCGTCACGTGGAAGACGGAGAGTCGCCAGGGCGCGTCCACGTGCGTCCACTCGCTCTCACGGGACGATTCCTCGTCGTCGACGACGCGGGAGCCCAATTCCCAACTCAGGCGGGTCAGACACCGGACGTCCAGCGGAACCGCGTCGGGGAGGGCGACGCCGTCGCCGTTCGATGCGTGGGTAGCCATATCACGTCCCAGACAGCCCCGCGTAAAAAGAATGGTCGTTCAGGAACGATGCGCCGACCGACGACGAGGGGACGCAGACCCACCAGGAGGACGACGTCGGGCGACAATCGAAGCCGCGCGGACGTGAGTATACGGCCACCAGAGTCACCCGTCTCGGCGGGGTATCTCGGGGTGTGTCAGAATCAGGACTCTCTCCGGAGGAGGAAGGCGCGCTCCGCCGCGTTCGACTCCTCGCGGACCTCATGGACGACGCCGTTACGATTCCGGGTACGAACAAGGGTATCGGTCTCGACTCCCTCATCGGTCTCGTCCCCGTCTCGGGCGACATCGTGACCGCCGCCGTCTCGCTGTACACCGTCGGCGAGGCGGTTCGGGCCGGCGCGGACAGCGGTATCATCAAGAAGATGCTGTTCAACATCGCCGTCGACCTCGGCGTCGGCTCCATCCCCGTCCTCGGGGATATCTTCGACATCTTCTGGAAGTCGAACGTTCGGAACGCTGAACTCCTCGAAGAGCACCTCACCGGCCGGTAACGCGGTTTTTCTCTTTCCGTTTCGATTCGAAGACCCCGTCGAATGGGCGACAGCTACGTCGCGCGCTGACCGATGACGCCCTTCAGCGCCGCGGCGTCGAAGTCGTGGTCCGGGCGGATGTTGACGAAATCGAGGAAATCGAGGGCCGCGAGCAGGTGCTCCGTCGTGTGCGATTCGAGCGCCGCGTCGACTGTCGCCTTCGCGCCGATGAGCGGTTCCATCGCGGCCAGCGCGCACGCGAGGTCGTACGACCGCGAGTCCTCGGCGCCCTCGTCGCTCACGTTCGTCGCGTCGATGAAGTAGACGTCGTCGTCGACGATGAGGACGTTCTCGGCGCGCAGGTCGCCGTGCGCGAGTCCGTGCTCGTGCATCGTGTGCAACGCCTGGAAGACGGCCGGCGCGAGTTGCTCCTCCCGTTTGCGGTCCAGTCGGTCCAGCGACTGGAAGTGGGGGAGATACTCCAGGACGAGGACGCCCAGTCCGTCCACCTCGAACGCCTCGACGGGTTCGGGGGCGTTCAGCCCGATTTCGCGCATCCGGCGGGTCGCCTCCAGTTCGTGCTCGGCCATCTCCAGGGGCGTCCCGAAGTGCTCGAAGAAGCCCTCGGTGCCCGAGGAGAACGCGCCGAGGTTGCGCCCGGTGGTGAACAGGGCGTGGACCAGCGAGTTCTGTTTCGAGACGACCTTGACGAACCACTCGTCGTCGACGACCATGGGGGTGGAGAGCCAGTTGTCGGCTTCGAGGAAGCGCACGTGCAGTTCCTCGCGTCCGTAGCGATTTCGGAGTTCGCGGACGACCGCCTCCAGTCGGGGCCAATCCACGCGCCCCCGGACGAGGCGGCGGAGTTCCATGAAACTGAGTAAAGAGCGCGGGGGTATAACTGTCCTGTCCGATTCCCGCCCGGCGGCGGACTCAATCAGACGACGCGGTCCGGACGGTCAACACGGGCACGTCCGACTGCCGGACGACTTTCTCCGTGACGCTCCCGAGGAGATAGCGGTCGAGTCCGGTTCGACCGTGCGTCCCCATCACGACGAGGTCACAGCCCTCCTCGTCGGCGTAGTCGTGTATCTCCTCGGCCGGAACACCGGTTCTGACCGCCGTCGTCACGGCTACGTCCTTCGAACGTACGTGGTCGGCCACCTCGTCGACGACGGCCTCGCCGTGACCGCGCCCCGCCTCGAAGACGACTTCGGCGTCCAACGCCCACTCGCCCTGTCCGGCCGACCGGATGTCGACGACGTAGAGGAGGTGAATCTCCGCGCCGTACGTGCTCGCGAGGTCCAGTGCGTGCTCGACTGCCCCGTCGGCCGGGTCGCTGCCGTCGGTCGGAACGAGGATGCGTTCGTACATACTCGACTCTTCTCCGTCCGGTCTCAAAGCGGCGGCGGCCGTTCTCACGCCACGAGAACGGATTCATCACGGTCGTTCGATTGGTTTATTGCGCCGACGGGGGAACTCGTCCGTATGGACTTCGAGTTGCCCTCCGAGCACCGGATGATTCGCGACACCGTCCGGGAGTTCTGCGAGGAGGAGATTTCGCCCATCGCACAGGAGATAGAGGACGAGCACCGCTTCCCCGAGGAGGTGTTCGAGGACCTGGCGGGCCTCGACATGCTCGGCGTCCCCGTCTCCGAGGAGTACGGCGGACTCGGCGGCGACCAACTCACGTACGCCTTGGTCACCGAGGAACTCGGGCGCGTCTCCGGCGGCGTCGGTCTCTCCTACGCGGCGCACGTCAGCCTCGGCTCGAAACCCATCGAGATGTTCGGCACCGAAGAGCAGAAGGAACGCTGGCTCCGCCCCCTCGCGGCGGGCGAGCATCTCGGCGCGTGGGCGCTGACCGAACCCGGGTCGGGGTCCGACGCCAGCGACATGGACACGACGGCCGAGAAGGAGGGCGACGAGTGGGTGTTGAACGGCACCAAGCAGTTCATCACGAACGCCAACGTCGCCGGCTCCGTCCTCGTAAAGGCCGTCACCGACCCTGGGGAGGGGTACGACGGCATCTCCACGTTCATCGTCGACCCGCGGAACGACGACGGCTTCGAGGTGACGACGGTGTGGGAGAAGATGGGGCTGAACAGTTCGCCGACGTGCGAACTCGCCCTCAACGACGTCCGACTTCCCGAGGACCGCCTCCTCGGCGAGGAGGGCGAGGGCTGGGCGCAGACGATGGAAACCTTGGAGGGCGGGCGCATCTCCATCGCGGCGCTGTCGACCGGACTCGCGCAGGGCGCCTACGAGGCGGCGAAGACGTACGCCGGCGACAGGGAGCAGTTCGGCAAACCCATCTCGAAGTTCGACGCCATCCGCGACAAACTGGTCGACATGCACCGGAAGACCGAACGCGCGCGCCTCCTGACGCACAAGGCGGCGACGCGCTACGACGCCGGCGAGAGCGTCACGACGGAGTCGGCGCTGGCGAAACTCGACGCCTCCGAGGCGGCCCGCGAGGTAGCCGAGGACGCGGTGCAGGTGCTCGGCGGCTACGGCTACACCGAGGACTTCGCCCCCCAGCGGTTCTACCGCGACGCGAAACTGATGGAAATCGGCGAGGGCACCAGCGAGATACAACATCTCGTCATCGGTCGGCAGTTGGGGCTGTGAACGAGAACTCAGAGCGCGCGAGCAGCACGGACAGCACCTCCGCCGGGTCGTCCTCGGGGGCGACGCGGCGCGCGTACCACCGCAGCATCGCGGCGCAGACGGCGCCGATGTCGTCGTCCGCGACGCGCGTCTCGAACGTTCCCTCGTCCGTGCGCGCGGCGAGGCTGACGAAGTAGTCCGGTCGCTCCTCCTTCTCCTTCTCCTTCTCTTCCGACCCGCCCGCCTCGCTCTCCGCCTCCGTTTCCGTCGCCGTCGAGTCGGCCGACCGCTGTTGGTCGTCCGTTTGTGCGAGAGTTCGAGTCTCGCGCCGTCCCCGCCGGGTCCGGTCTCCCGCCGTCGTGGCGGCGTCGCGGGCGGTGGCGACGACGTACCGACCGTCGCTGAGGGCGGTCACGCTCGGGTCGCGGCGGAAGTCCAGTTCATCGGGGGTGAGAGGCTCGCTGTCGTCCATACCCCTCGTGTCCCTCCCTCCGGTATCGTTATGGACGGTGTGACGGGCGACCAGGAGACCGTAACTACCGCTTTCGCCGGCTCATCGGGCGGTTAAACTCGTCTCGCGAGGGGTGTTCGGAGCCGACGACGGCGGTCAGGGACGGGTCAGGACGAGGGGGACGGCGCTCCCGTCTCCGTCCGTATCGGGGACGGCGTCCGCGCCCAGCGACACCGCGAACTGCTCGCGGTGGACGGCGCGCAGGGCGTCGCCCTCTTCGTCGGTGGCGTCGAGGGCCGCGATGAACTCCGACCACACGGTCGGTTCGACGGCGAGGAAGTACGCCTCCTCGCCGCGTTTCGCGAGGGGGTCGGACGGCAGCGTCCGCCGCCACTCGTAGACGATGTCGTCCACGCCGGGCAGCGCCCGGACGCCGCGCTGGTGCGCTGCGACGACGCGGCGGAGTCGGGCCGCGTCAACGCCGGAGTCGCGCGCGACGCGGCCGAGGACGGCGTCGTCGAACGCTTCGAGGGGGTCCCGCGGGTCGGTTGGCATACCGACTCGGACGGGGGCGACCGACTTCAACGCGCGGCTTCCCGGTGCCCGCGTCCGCACCCGCGGCGCGGTGAGGTGGTTTCAACTACCCGCTCGCCGTACGACGGGCCATGACCGGAAACACCGATACCACCGCGAACGACGGCGACGCGCCCCGCGTCGTCGTCGCCGGCGAGACGCTCATCGACTTCCTCCCGGACCGCGAGGGCTCGCTCCGAGACGTGGAGTCGTTCACCCGGCGTCCCGGCGGCGCCCCGGCGAACGTCGCCGTCGGCCTCTCGCATCTGGACGAGACGCCGGCGTTCTCGACGCGGGTCGGCGACGACCCGTTCGGCGACTTCCTCGTCGAGACGCTGGCCGAGGCGGGCCTCGACACCGAGTTGGTCGAACGCGACGCCGAGGCGAAGACGTCGCTCGCGTTCGTCGCCCTCGGTGAGGAGGCCGACCGGGGGTTCTCGTTCTACCGCGACCGGACCGCCGACACCCGGATGGAAGTCGGCGGCGTCCCCGACGCGACGCTCGAAGCGGCCGAGTGGGTCCACGTCGGCGGCGTGACGCTGACGGACGAACCCTCTCGGGAGGCGACGCTGGATTTGATGCGCCGCGCCCGCGACGCCGGCGTCACGGTGTCGTTCGACCCCAACGCCCGCCCCGAACTGTGGGACGAGTTCGACTACGGCGACTCGGTGGCGACGGCGTTCGGCCTCGCGGACGTGGTGAAGGCGACGCCGGAGGACCTCGCGGAACTCGACTACGAGGGCGACCCCGCCGATATCGCCCGCGACATCACCGATTCAGGCCCGCACACGGTGTTCCTGACGCTCGGCAGCGAGGGGTCGCTCGCCGCGACGACCGAAGCGTCGCCGTGGAGAGACGGGGACGCGGCGGCGGGCGCCGACGAGGTATCGGTCGTCTCGCACGGCGGCTACGACGTGGACCCCGTGGACACCACGGGCGCGGGCGACGCCTTCACCGCCGGGATGGTCGCGGCGCTCGTCGGGGGAGAGTCGCTCTCGGAGGCGCTGACGTTCGCCAACGCGGTGGCCGCGGTGACGACCACCGCGCCGGGCGCGATGACTGCGCTTCCGGACCGCGAGGCGGTCCGGGCGTTCAGAGAAGAAGAGCCTTAACCGGTCACTTCGTCAGTCGCTCGGCGATGCGCCGGGCGCCCTCGGCGGGTGCGAGGTCCGGCCGGTCCGCCGAGGTGGCCTCGACGTCGCGGTTCAGTTCCTCCGAGAGGCGCGTCTCGAACTCCTCGACGATGCCGGGGATGCACGCCATC
Protein-coding regions in this window:
- a CDS encoding CoxG family protein, producing MTVRVSRAFEFDAPPEAVWEFIADPGRRAEAISVVESYDVDPETNEATWEVSLPIPLVRSTATVETEDVERDPPRFVRFVGTSKVMRVTGEHTIEKTETGSRLRNEFVVDGKLPGVESFFKRNLDRELDNLEAALRADLESTA
- a CDS encoding universal stress protein; protein product: MYERILVPTDGSDPADGAVEHALDLASTYGAEIHLLYVVDIRSAGQGEWALDAEVVFEAGRGHGEAVVDEVADHVRSKDVAVTTAVRTGVPAEEIHDYADEEGCDLVVMGTHGRTGLDRYLLGSVTEKVVRQSDVPVLTVRTASSD
- a CDS encoding DUF4112 domain-containing protein, with the protein product MSESGLSPEEEGALRRVRLLADLMDDAVTIPGTNKGIGLDSLIGLVPVSGDIVTAAVSLYTVGEAVRAGADSGIIKKMLFNIAVDLGVGSIPVLGDIFDIFWKSNVRNAELLEEHLTGR
- a CDS encoding RIO1 family regulatory kinase/ATPase; this encodes MELRRLVRGRVDWPRLEAVVRELRNRYGREELHVRFLEADNWLSTPMVVDDEWFVKVVSKQNSLVHALFTTGRNLGAFSSGTEGFFEHFGTPLEMAEHELEATRRMREIGLNAPEPVEAFEVDGLGVLVLEYLPHFQSLDRLDRKREEQLAPAVFQALHTMHEHGLAHGDLRAENVLIVDDDVYFIDATNVSDEGAEDSRSYDLACALAAMEPLIGAKATVDAALESHTTEHLLAALDFLDFVNIRPDHDFDAAALKGVIGQRAT
- a CDS encoding proline dehydrogenase family protein — protein: MLPPVADNFVAGEDAETMLDYVAETNREGIAGIANLLGEHYDERPAAAADTEAYLELAERIDERGLDCCVSVKPSQVGLDVGDDVFRRNLGRIVEHAADRGVFVWVDMEDHETTDATLDAFEENAREYGDVGVCVQANLRRTGEDLERLADVPGKVRLVKGAYDEPKEVAYREKSTVDEKYREYIEFAFREFDDGVAVGSHDVGMINHAVDCHREYGTPFEVQMLMGVRENVQRRLVGSVPVYRYVPYGPKWVSYFARRVRERKENALFALRAVLG
- a CDS encoding carbohydrate kinase family protein, which encodes MTGNTDTTANDGDAPRVVVAGETLIDFLPDREGSLRDVESFTRRPGGAPANVAVGLSHLDETPAFSTRVGDDPFGDFLVETLAEAGLDTELVERDAEAKTSLAFVALGEEADRGFSFYRDRTADTRMEVGGVPDATLEAAEWVHVGGVTLTDEPSREATLDLMRRARDAGVTVSFDPNARPELWDEFDYGDSVATAFGLADVVKATPEDLAELDYEGDPADIARDITDSGPHTVFLTLGSEGSLAATTEASPWRDGDAAAGADEVSVVSHGGYDVDPVDTTGAGDAFTAGMVAALVGGESLSEALTFANAVAAVTTTAPGAMTALPDREAVRAFREEEP
- a CDS encoding helix-turn-helix domain-containing protein, which produces MSARGATQTGTRLTLDLWHPRCWAIESTSKRPGGILAHAIYHAPETGTETSAVNGLFTAYGDSAGEVEALLDEIQGSEYGGEVRELQERFGRTAARVAPGQVAREFFLEYDPREMICPTLLEHGFVHSAPTRIEDGTEYWDVCFTGERGEVGTALDAVREASGAEITVERIASSETVDSERTRRLGTLTPTQREVFELARERGYYQWPRGVSTRELAAEAGVSKTTLLEHLRKAESKLLDPDEEDA
- a CDS encoding acyl-CoA dehydrogenase family protein, coding for MDFELPSEHRMIRDTVREFCEEEISPIAQEIEDEHRFPEEVFEDLAGLDMLGVPVSEEYGGLGGDQLTYALVTEELGRVSGGVGLSYAAHVSLGSKPIEMFGTEEQKERWLRPLAAGEHLGAWALTEPGSGSDASDMDTTAEKEGDEWVLNGTKQFITNANVAGSVLVKAVTDPGEGYDGISTFIVDPRNDDGFEVTTVWEKMGLNSSPTCELALNDVRLPEDRLLGEEGEGWAQTMETLEGGRISIAALSTGLAQGAYEAAKTYAGDREQFGKPISKFDAIRDKLVDMHRKTERARLLTHKAATRYDAGESVTTESALAKLDASEAAREVAEDAVQVLGGYGYTEDFAPQRFYRDAKLMEIGEGTSEIQHLVIGRQLGL
- a CDS encoding DUF7500 family protein translates to MDDSEPLTPDELDFRRDPSVTALSDGRYVVATARDAATTAGDRTRRGRRETRTLAQTDDQQRSADSTATETEAESEAGGSEEKEKEKEERPDYFVSLAARTDEGTFETRVADDDIGAVCAAMLRWYARRVAPEDDPAEVLSVLLARSEFSFTAPTADR
- a CDS encoding aldehyde dehydrogenase family protein; translation: MANHDEVYRHYIDGEWTDGTGEETFESENPATGESLGEFRRGTPDDVDAALAAATEAEDEWQALSHIDRAEYLWDIYHELKERHQELGEVVTKECGKEISEGKADVTEAWHMVEWAAGDARHPKGDVVPSEIPAKDAYMRRKPRGVVGCVTPWNFPVAIPFWHMAVSLVEGNTVVWKPAEQTPWCGQIIAEMFEDAGIPDGVFNMVQGFGDTGEAIVDDDRVDTVLFTGSAEVGQEIASKVGGQPGKLAACEMGGKNNIVVTEEADLDVAVHSAVMSSFKTTGQRCVSSERLVVHEDVYDEFKERFVENAKNVSVGDPLDEETFMGPLIEEGHKEKVTKYNELAEREDVNVLVDRTELDDDEIPEGHEGGHWVGPFVYEADAHENLRCTHEEVFGPHVALLKYSGDIEEAVDIHNDTDYGLAGAIISENYRQINYFRDNAEIGLAYGNLPCIGAEVHLPFGGVKKSGNGYPSAREVIEAVTERTAWTLNNSKDIQMAQGLSADIKTRED